From bacterium HR11, a single genomic window includes:
- a CDS encoding Purine nucleoside phosphoramidase, with product MACVFCAIIERQAPARIEYEDDQVVAFQDVHPVAPVHILVVPRRHIETLNDVTPEDVPALGRCLYVARQLARTKGIDERGYRVVLNVRALAGQSVYHVHFHLLGGRPFRWPPG from the coding sequence ATGGCGTGCGTGTTCTGTGCTATCATAGAACGGCAGGCGCCGGCGAGGATCGAATACGAGGACGACCAGGTCGTCGCCTTTCAAGATGTCCATCCGGTGGCCCCGGTCCACATCTTGGTCGTCCCTCGGCGGCATATCGAGACGCTCAACGACGTGACGCCGGAAGACGTGCCTGCGCTGGGACGGTGTCTGTACGTGGCCCGTCAGTTGGCCCGGACGAAGGGGATCGACGAGCGGGGTTACCGGGTCGTCCTGAACGTTCGGGCCCTGGCGGGTCAGTCGGTCTACCACGTGCATTTTCATCTCCTGGGAGGTCGGCCCTTCCGATGGCCCCCGGGGTGA